The Humulus lupulus chromosome 4, drHumLupu1.1, whole genome shotgun sequence genome has a window encoding:
- the LOC133831014 gene encoding fasciclin-like arabinogalactan protein 11 has translation MEKITRLALLSTTALFLLCTPTSGQSPAKSPAPGGPADIIAVLKKAGQYTTFIKLLKGTQVSDQINSQLSGSTQGITVFAPTDSAFSNLKTGTLNSLTSEQQLHLVQYHVLPAFYSLSQFQTVSNPIHTQAGNSENGQYPLNVTTSTGNQVNITTGVVNATVSNTVYTDGQLSVFEVDQVLLPLDIFGVAKAPAPAPVADSKPVKSVDQDSDDAPAKSKGPADDDDSGALGLKSSPFSGIVGLLVVGTAFLAAF, from the coding sequence atggagaaaatTACAAGACTAGCCCTACTATCGACCACAGCCCTTTTCCTCCTTTGCACACCCACCTCCGGCCAAAGTCCAGCAAAGTCACCGGCGCCGGGAGGCCCTGCTGACATAATAGCCGTTCTTAAAAAGGCAGGGCAATACACCACATTCATCAAGCTTCTAAAGGGTACCCAAGTATCTGACCAAATCAACTCCCAACTCAGTGGCTCAACCCAGGGCATTACCGTCTTTGCACCCACTGACTCAGCCTTTTCTAACCTCAAGACAGGTACTCTCAACTCCTTGACCAGTGAACAACAACTTCACCTGGTTCAGTACCATGTCCTCCCGGCCTTCTATTCCCTCTCCCAATTCCAAACCGTCTCAAACCCAATTCACACCCAAGCTGGTAACAGCGAAAACGGTCAGTACCCGTTAAATGTAACGACGTCGACTGGTAACCAAGTGAACATTACCACCGGCGTGGTCAATGCCACCGTCAGTAACACCGTCTATACCGATGGACAGCTTTCGGTATTCGAGGTCGACCAGGTTTTGCTTCCTTTAGATATTTTTGGTGTGGCTAAAGCTCCGGCGCCGGCGCCGGTGGCTGATTCTAAGCCGGTTAAGAGTGTTGACCAGGATTCCGATGATGCTCCGGCCAAGTCCAAGGGGCCCGCTGATGATGACGATTCTGGTGCTTTGGGCCTGAAATCAAGCCCATTTAGTGGTATTGTTGGGCTTTTAGTTGTTGGAACAGCTTTTCTTGCAGccttttaa